One Brassica oleracea var. oleracea cultivar TO1000 chromosome C7, BOL, whole genome shotgun sequence genomic window carries:
- the LOC106303948 gene encoding salicylate carboxymethyltransferase-like: MDKRDLEREFHMTGGVGKTSYARNSSLQKKASDEAKHITLETLQQLYKETKPKSLVIADLGCSSGPNTLSTIRDIIKAVISAHRREIPSQLLPELNFFLNDLPGNDFNSIFKTLPDFHLELKRDTNDDESPSVFIAAYPGSFYGRLFPEKTVHFIYASYSLHWLSKVPPTLYDDQGKSINKGCVNICSSSPEAVSNAYYSQFKEDFSIFLQFRSKEVVTGGRMVLIVLGREGPDHVDRGNSFFWELLARSLADLVAQGETEEEKLDSYEMHFYAPSAAEIEDEVNKEGSFELVKLEMLEVDKEKGNEDGISYGKAAAKTVRAVQESMLSLHFGEEILDKLFDTYGRMVGEELAKEDIRPITFVVVLRRKL; the protein is encoded by the exons ATGGATAAGAGGGATCTAGAAAGAGAGTTTCACATGACAGGAGGAGTTGGGAAAACAAGTTATGCAAGAAACTCTTCCTTACAG AAGAAAGCATCTGATGAGGCCAAACACATCACACTAGAGACACTGCAACAGCTCTACAAAGAGACAAAACCCAAGAGTTTAGTAATAGCTGACCTGGGATGTTCTTCAGGACCAAACACTCTCTCCACCATTAGAGACATCATCAAAGCCGTCATATCTGCTCACCGACGCGAGATCCCAAGCCAGCTCTTACCAGAACTCAACTTCTTCCTTAACGATCTCCCAGGGAATGACTTCAACTCCATATTCAAGACCTTGCCTGACTTTCACTTAGAGCTCAAGAGAGATACCAACGATGACGAATCCCCTTCAGTTTTCATTGCAGCCTACCCTGGATCATTCTATGGAAGGCTCTTCCCTGAAAAGACCGTCCACTTTATTTATGCCTCTTACAGCTTACACTGGCTCTCCAAG GTTCCTCCAACTTTGTATGATGATCAAGGCAAGTCCATAAACAAAGGCTGTGTTAACATCTGCTCCTCGAGCCCTGAAGCTGTTTCCAACGCTTACTACAGTCAATTTAAGGAAGATTTCTCCATCTTCCTCCAGTTTAGATCAAAAGAGGTGGTTACTGGAGGTCGAATGGTGCTCATAGTACTTGGAAGAGAAGGTCCAGATCATGTTGATAGAGGAAACTCTTTCTTCTGGGAACTTCTCGCAAGATCCTTAGCAGATCTTGTTGCACAG GGAGAAACTGAGGAAGAGAAGCTCGATTCTTACGAGATGCACTTTTACGCTCCGAGTGCTGCTGAGATAGAAGATGAAGTGAACAAAGAAGGGTCTTTTGAATTAGTGAAGTTAGAGATGTTGGAAGTGGACAAGGAGAAAGGCAACGAGGATGGTATCAGTTACGGTAAGGCGGCTGCGAAGACGGTAAGAGCGGTTCAAGAGTCAATGCTTTCACTTCACTTCGGGGAAGAGATTCTTGACAAGCTGTTTGATACATATGGTAGAATGGTTGGCGAGGAGTTGGCTAAGGAAGACATAAGACCCATCACATTTGTTGTTGTCCTAAGAAGGAAGCTCTGA
- the LOC106303949 gene encoding uncharacterized protein LOC106303949 has translation MQMLRSFSTRTRSRRGGYERVSDDSTFSLLGAKLRRSSSVPYYAPSIKLGAGGVPTILEELPRQKSKKVKPTSKFSHPIFSFLYGKKKKSTTRKPEFSRYLEYLKEGGMWDARTNTPVIYFK, from the coding sequence ATGCAAATGCTAAGAAGCTTTAGCACGAGGACAAGAAGCCGTCGTGGAGGGTACGAGCGAGTAAGTGATGATTCAACTTTCAGTTTACTCGGAGCAAAGCTAAGAAGATCCTCGAGTGTTCCTTACTACGCTCCATCTATAAAGCTTGGTGCTGGTGGTGTTCCGACCATTCTTGAGGAGCTTCCTCGTCAGAAATCCAAGAAAGTCAAACCAACAAGCAAGTTTAGCCACCCGATCTTTAGCTTTTTATATGGAAAGAAGAAGAAGTCTACAACTAGGAAGCCTGAGTTTTCTAGGTATCTTGAGTATTTGAAGGAAGGTGGTATGTGGGATGCGAGAACTAACACGCCTGTTATTTATTTCAAGTAG
- the LOC106303944 gene encoding transcription factor BEE 2-like, translated as MDLTGLKWLQQQQQMVSPEFLHILGSDGREELRRVESYLGNNIYDTIDGCISRTSSFQMEPVKNNEDNRVIALRNKRKPEGKTEKREKKKKIKAEDETESSMKGNSNMSNTETSSEFLKQDYIHVRARRGEATDRHSLAERARREKISKKMKCLQDIVPGCNKVTGKAGMLDEIINYVQSLQQQVEFLSMKLSFLNPQLEFHINELSSMMADPRYFPLHQQGSLDYSVINSNQTTSLNALKMETSSSWDVHSQCLCNNLRTDSVSSFFSLK; from the exons ATGGACTTGACTGGACTTAAATGGCTGCAACAACAACAACAAATGGTTTCACCTGAGTTTCTTCACATACTTGGCTCAGATGGGAGAGAAGAGCTCAGAAGGGTTGAGAGTTACTTGGGAAACAATATTTATGATACTATTGATGGATGCATCTCCAGGACAAGTAGCTTCCAAATGGAACCAGTGAAGAACAATGAAGATAACAGAGTCATTGCCTTGCGGAACAAGAGAAAACCAGAG GGTAAGACAGAAAAGAGAGAGAAGAAAAAGAAGATCAAAGCAGAGGATGAAACAGAGTCAAGCATGAAAGGAAACTCAAACATGAGCAACACGGAGACATCCTCAGAGTTTCTGAAACAAGATTACATCCATGTGAGAGCTAGAAGAGGTGAAGCCACTGACAGACATAGCTTAGCAGAAAGG GCAAGGAGAGAAAAGATAAGCAAGAAGATGAAATGTCTTCAAGACATTGTTCCTGGTTGCAACAAAGTTACTGGTAAAGCCGGTATGCTTGATGAGATCATCAACTACGTCCAATCTCTGCAGCAACAAGTCGAGTTCTTGTCCATGAAACTCTCTTTCTTAAATCCACAGCTTGAGTTTCATATCAATGAATTATCATCCATGATGGCGGATCCAAGATATTTTCCATTACACCAGCAAGGCTCTCTAGATTACTCAGTCATAAACTCAAACCAAACCACATCTCTCAACGCTCTT AAAATGGAGACATCTTCAAGCTGGGATGTTCACTCACAGTGTCTTTGCAACAACTTGAGAACCGATTCCGTTTCCAGTTTCTTCAGCCTCAAGTAA